A genome region from Candidatus Cloacimonadota bacterium includes the following:
- the rpmI gene encoding 50S ribosomal protein L35, with translation MPKMKTRKSAVKRFSRTGSGKIKRNKAYRGHFMTKKSSKQKASLRKGGYVSSADEKRVKSMLAS, from the coding sequence ATGCCAAAGATGAAGACAAGGAAATCTGCTGTTAAGAGATTCAGTAGAACCGGAAGCGGAAAGATAAAGAGGAATAAGGCTTATCGGGGTCATTTTATGACAAAAAAATCCTCTAAACAAAAAGCGAGTCTTAGAAAAGGTGGATATGTTTCGTCTGCTGATGAAAAAAGAGTAAAAAGTATGTTAGCATCATAA
- a CDS encoding tetrahydrofolate dehydrogenase/cyclohydrolase catalytic domain-containing protein translates to MEKVLKGKVVAKEILENLREEIANLKYKGVGPLLAIFIVGDNPASDYYSKNIIKAGNKIGINTRMISFEQDVQEDELIKQIEVTNVDKSVSGILLQMPLPLHLRIDKVIMSISPQKDVDGLHPLNAGKLLLGKDCFMPCTPAAILELIKFYNIKTDGEKVVVLGRSNTVGKPLGNLLLRKCEYANATVTICHSHTKNLEETTKAADILISAIGIPYFVTEKMVKKDSIIIDVGINRIFDKKSEQYKFVGDVDYESVFEKVKAITPVPGGVGSITTATLLSNVVKAAIWSSPQLNWGVSRLKC, encoded by the coding sequence ATGGAAAAAGTTTTAAAAGGAAAAGTTGTAGCAAAAGAGATTCTTGAAAATTTGAGAGAAGAGATTGCAAATTTAAAATATAAGGGAGTTGGTCCGTTATTAGCGATATTTATAGTCGGAGACAATCCTGCATCAGATTACTATTCTAAAAATATTATAAAAGCTGGGAACAAGATTGGAATTAACACAAGAATGATTTCTTTTGAACAAGATGTTCAAGAGGATGAACTCATCAAACAAATTGAAGTAACTAATGTAGATAAAAGTGTTAGTGGAATTTTATTACAGATGCCTTTACCTCTTCATTTAAGAATTGATAAAGTTATTATGTCAATTAGTCCTCAGAAAGATGTAGATGGCTTACATCCTCTCAATGCTGGCAAATTATTACTTGGAAAGGATTGTTTTATGCCCTGTACGCCAGCTGCTATTTTGGAACTAATTAAATTTTATAATATTAAAACCGATGGAGAAAAAGTAGTAGTATTAGGGAGAAGCAACACAGTTGGTAAGCCATTAGGAAATTTACTTTTAAGGAAGTGTGAATATGCTAATGCAACTGTTACTATTTGCCATTCTCATACCAAAAATTTGGAAGAGACAACAAAAGCAGCGGATATCTTGATTTCAGCAATTGGAATACCTTATTTTGTTACTGAAAAGATGGTTAAAAAAGACTCAATTATTATTGATGTAGGAATTAATAGAATTTTTGACAAGAAATCAGAACAGTATAAATTTGTAGGAGATGTTGATTATGAAAGTGTATTTGAAAAAGTAAAAGCGATAACCCCAGTACCTGGTGGAGTTGGCTCTATTACAACTGCTACTCTTTTATCTAATGTTGTAAAAGCTGCTATATGGAGTAGTCCCCAATTAAATTGGGGAGTCTCTCGGCTAAAATGTTAA
- the rplT gene encoding 50S ribosomal protein L20, translating into MSRVTNNVASRKRRKKILKHAKGYRGGRKLYRAAREAVEKGWQYAYRDRRNRKRNFRRLWIIRINAAVKEHGLNYSQFIFGLKKLKIDLNRKMLSELAINNPKTFASIVKSVKKKLEKE; encoded by the coding sequence ATGTCAAGAGTAACAAATAATGTAGCGTCAAGAAAAAGAAGGAAGAAGATTCTGAAACACGCAAAAGGATATAGAGGTGGTCGTAAACTTTATCGTGCAGCTCGTGAAGCAGTTGAAAAAGGTTGGCAATATGCATATCGGGACCGTAGAAATAGAAAAAGAAATTTTAGAAGACTATGGATAATTAGAATCAATGCTGCGGTAAAAGAACACGGTTTAAACTATAGTCAGTTTATTTTTGGGTTAAAAAAGTTAAAGATAGATTTAAATAGAAAGATGCTTTCTGAACTGGCTATCAACAATCCAAAAACATTTGCGTCAATTGTAAAATCTGTCAAAAAGAAACTTGAAAAAGAGTAA
- the rny gene encoding ribonuclease Y — translation MIQYLTLAITVLVGIALGWISFRILTIKRINNAKENSRRIKEKALSEAKVIKKEAELEAKEQWYARRSNLEKEIENRKKELHKLENRYNQKISSIEERLSKLDRREQSVSDRERHVNQKQVQLKEQEQKLQKLIDDQTEKLMAIAQMNKQNAIEKLLERFENEAKSDATKVRKEIIDKAKSEAEKESLKVLASTIQRTAVDYIAESCVSVVPLPSEEMKGRIIGREGRNIRAFENRTGIELIVDDTPEAVILSSFEPIRREIARKSLQKLISDGRIHPGRIEDTVKKTEEEISQIIVETGKQTCIDLGINDLPKPLENLVGKLQFRTSYGQNVLKHSIETAWICGMIAAEIGVDQTLAKKIGLLHDIGKAVDHEVNGSHPQIGANLAKKYSLSQTIVNAIEAHHEDVEAETLYAVLVQIADAISGSRPGARRETLESYLKRLENLENIASSFDGVQKCYAIQAGREVRVMVEHNHIDDAQAEMLASDVAKKIEDELQYPGQIKVTVIREVRKTALAK, via the coding sequence ATGATACAATATCTCACTCTGGCAATTACAGTTTTAGTAGGAATTGCTTTGGGATGGATTTCCTTCCGTATTTTAACAATTAAGAGAATTAACAATGCAAAAGAGAATTCAAGAAGAATTAAAGAAAAGGCACTTTCTGAAGCGAAAGTTATAAAAAAGGAAGCGGAATTAGAAGCAAAAGAACAATGGTATGCCAGAAGGTCAAATCTAGAAAAGGAGATTGAAAATAGAAAAAAGGAATTGCACAAACTTGAAAACAGATATAATCAAAAAATTAGCAGTATTGAAGAACGTTTATCAAAGCTTGATAGAAGAGAACAATCTGTTTCTGATAGAGAAAGACATGTTAATCAAAAGCAAGTTCAACTAAAAGAGCAGGAGCAAAAGTTGCAGAAGCTAATAGACGACCAAACAGAAAAATTAATGGCGATTGCTCAAATGAATAAGCAGAACGCTATTGAAAAATTGCTTGAGCGATTTGAAAATGAAGCGAAAAGTGATGCTACAAAAGTTCGGAAAGAAATAATTGATAAAGCCAAATCTGAAGCAGAGAAGGAATCACTCAAAGTTTTAGCTTCTACTATTCAGAGAACCGCTGTTGATTATATTGCAGAGTCTTGTGTCTCGGTTGTTCCGTTACCTTCAGAAGAGATGAAAGGCAGAATTATTGGTAGAGAGGGTAGAAATATTCGGGCTTTTGAAAATAGAACAGGAATTGAGTTAATAGTAGATGATACTCCTGAGGCAGTGATTCTCTCAAGTTTTGAACCTATACGCAGGGAAATTGCTCGTAAGTCTTTGCAAAAATTAATATCTGACGGAAGAATCCATCCAGGCAGAATAGAGGATACAGTTAAAAAAACCGAAGAAGAAATAAGCCAAATAATTGTTGAAACAGGCAAGCAAACTTGTATTGATCTTGGTATTAATGACCTTCCAAAACCTTTGGAAAATTTAGTTGGAAAATTACAATTCCGCACAAGCTATGGACAGAATGTTCTTAAGCATAGCATTGAGACAGCCTGGATATGTGGTATGATTGCAGCTGAAATTGGTGTAGACCAAACTCTAGCAAAGAAAATAGGTTTGTTACATGATATTGGAAAAGCTGTTGACCATGAGGTTAATGGATCACATCCTCAAATTGGTGCTAATTTGGCAAAAAAATATAGTCTATCACAAACTATAGTTAATGCTATTGAAGCACACCATGAAGATGTAGAAGCAGAAACCCTTTATGCCGTTCTCGTGCAAATCGCTGATGCTATTTCCGGCTCCCGCCCAGGTGCACGACGGGAAACGCTGGAATCATATTTGAAAAGGTTAGAGAATTTAGAAAATATTGCCTCATCATTTGATGGGGTTCAAAAATGTTACGCCATACAAGCTGGTAGAGAAGTCAGAGTAATGGTGGAACACAATCATATTGATGATGCTCAAGCTGAAATGTTGGCTTCAGATGTGGCTAAAAAGATTGAAGACGAACTTCAATATCCTGGACAAATTAAGGTTACTGTCATAAGAGAGGTTAGAAAAACAGCATTGGCAAAGTAG
- the infC gene encoding translation initiation factor IF-3 — protein MPIRLNKKYVRGEHSSCSPFLMEVKITISRRYSRWQKPRRNKNRKRINNQIRASKVRLIGPEKESFGIVSINVALDKASEYGLDLVEIAPSANPPVCKIINYSKFLFEESKRAKGAKKKQQSVHLKEVKFRPRTDDHDYNFKLNHIKNFLDKGNKVKITIRFRGREMTHKKFGYDLIERLRKDLEEFGTFENEPKSEGRFLVAFMISKKKS, from the coding sequence TTGCCAATAAGGCTAAATAAAAAATATGTAAGAGGTGAGCACAGCAGTTGCTCACCTTTTTTAATGGAGGTGAAAATAACTATAAGTAGAAGATATTCAAGATGGCAGAAGCCAAGAAGGAATAAGAATAGAAAGCGAATCAATAATCAAATTAGAGCTTCTAAGGTTCGTCTGATAGGTCCAGAAAAGGAATCATTTGGGATTGTTTCTATTAATGTTGCTTTAGATAAAGCAAGCGAGTATGGTTTAGACTTAGTTGAAATTGCGCCCAGTGCCAATCCACCTGTTTGTAAGATTATTAATTATAGTAAGTTCTTATTTGAGGAATCAAAAAGAGCAAAAGGAGCAAAAAAGAAGCAACAATCAGTACATTTGAAAGAGGTAAAATTCCGTCCAAGAACAGATGACCATGATTATAATTTCAAGTTAAATCATATAAAAAATTTCCTGGATAAGGGCAACAAAGTAAAAATCACAATACGATTCCGCGGTCGGGAGATGACCCATAAGAAATTTGGTTATGATTTGATAGAAAGATTACGGAAAGATTTAGAAGAATTTGGTACTTTTGAAAATGAACCAAAGAGTGAAGGTAGATTTTTAGTCGCCTTTATGATAAGTAAAAAGAAATCATAA
- the pheT gene encoding phenylalanine--tRNA ligase subunit beta → MKISYNWLKEFIPIELPVKEFCQRLTMFGIEVEEITHLGDEYENIVVGKILSVKPHPNSNKLSVCILDVGEDKPISVICGAPNVKEGKYVPVAKVGSIVGDSQIKKVKIRGVESLGMICSERELGISNDHSGIMVLRNDWNIGTPFAEVLKINDYIIDVEITPNRPDLLGMLGIAREVAVMLSKKYTPPKIEFEPDMSGKQPTSELMSVKINAPELCPRYCCRMIRDITVKPSPKWMQKRLKAIGLRPINNIVDITNYVLMEYGHPLHAFDYADISGKKIIVRRAKDGEQIKLLDEQVYTLSYQNLVIADIEKPIALAGIMGGTNSSILPETKDVVLECACFNSRNIRATSLYLNLESESSYRFERGMDTNRLEEVIDRAAQLIQITAGGEICKGIVDVYPDKVLPKKIFLRTSRVNNILDTQLQPETIKSYLQKLEFLVYEKGKDFEVTIPTFRLDLEREVDLIEEIARCYGYRNIRSQFTLPRIENILKRKTIRKIRNHLVNLGFYEVCNLSFANLDVLDELNLSQNDYRRNTIELSNPLGEQFSILRTTLIPDLLNNVALNLSYKFDNFKLFELNKIYLKDSNNTSLEPISLTGVIVGDFVPKYWNSKSQLSSFFDVKGIVESLFKILHCTHYMSFKKSDEPFYLSSESADVFIGDTKIGSLGTLQEDILSKFGIKVHTILFDINVSILLNYIKQEEIYYKKVIKFPPVLRDIAIMVPKEVSVAEIERTIKSINSEIIKNVRLFDVYQGEQIKEEYRSMAFSITFQSDKSTLTDEYVNKLFDNIVNKLLNEHKITLR, encoded by the coding sequence ATGAAAATAAGCTATAATTGGTTGAAAGAATTTATCCCAATAGAGCTTCCTGTCAAAGAGTTTTGTCAGAGACTTACAATGTTTGGGATTGAGGTTGAGGAAATCACTCATCTTGGTGATGAATATGAAAATATCGTTGTTGGTAAAATTTTGTCTGTAAAGCCACATCCGAATTCAAATAAGTTATCTGTCTGTATCTTAGATGTGGGAGAAGACAAGCCAATATCTGTTATTTGCGGAGCACCAAATGTCAAAGAAGGTAAATATGTTCCTGTTGCAAAAGTTGGTTCTATTGTTGGGGATTCTCAGATTAAAAAAGTTAAAATTCGTGGAGTAGAATCTCTTGGGATGATCTGTTCTGAAAGAGAATTAGGTATTTCCAATGACCATTCTGGAATTATGGTTTTAAGGAATGATTGGAATATAGGAACCCCATTTGCAGAAGTTTTAAAAATTAATGACTATATCATAGATGTGGAAATTACACCAAACAGACCTGATCTTTTAGGAATGCTCGGGATTGCTCGCGAAGTTGCAGTTATGCTGAGTAAAAAGTATACTCCACCTAAAATAGAATTTGAGCCTGATATGTCCGGAAAACAACCAACTTCAGAACTTATGTCAGTAAAAATTAATGCTCCAGAACTTTGTCCTCGTTATTGCTGTAGGATGATTAGAGATATTACTGTTAAACCTTCACCAAAATGGATGCAAAAAAGGCTTAAAGCCATTGGGTTGCGTCCCATAAACAATATCGTAGATATAACAAATTATGTTTTAATGGAATATGGTCATCCGCTACATGCTTTTGATTATGCGGACATTTCTGGCAAGAAAATTATAGTTCGGAGAGCAAAAGATGGCGAGCAGATAAAACTTCTTGATGAACAGGTTTATACCTTATCTTATCAAAATCTTGTCATCGCTGATATTGAGAAGCCGATTGCTCTGGCAGGTATTATGGGAGGAACTAATAGCAGTATTCTCCCTGAAACAAAGGATGTTGTTTTAGAATGTGCATGTTTTAATTCAAGGAATATCCGTGCAACATCTCTTTATCTAAATCTTGAATCTGAATCTTCATACAGGTTTGAAAGAGGGATGGACACAAACAGATTAGAAGAAGTAATTGACCGTGCTGCACAGCTAATTCAGATAACTGCCGGCGGAGAAATATGTAAAGGCATTGTAGATGTATATCCTGATAAGGTTTTGCCTAAAAAAATCTTTCTCCGAACTAGCAGGGTAAATAACATTTTAGATACACAACTACAGCCTGAGACCATAAAATCATACTTACAAAAATTAGAATTTTTGGTTTATGAAAAAGGCAAAGATTTTGAAGTAACTATTCCCACATTCCGGCTGGATTTGGAACGGGAAGTAGATCTTATAGAAGAAATCGCACGATGTTATGGTTATAGAAATATTCGTTCCCAATTTACATTACCGCGAATAGAAAATATTCTTAAAAGAAAGACAATACGAAAGATACGAAATCATCTTGTTAATTTAGGATTTTATGAAGTTTGCAATCTCAGTTTTGCAAATTTAGATGTGCTTGATGAACTCAATCTGTCACAAAATGATTATAGAAGAAATACAATTGAATTATCAAATCCTTTAGGTGAGCAATTTTCCATCTTGAGGACTACCTTAATTCCAGACCTTCTTAACAATGTAGCATTAAATTTGTCATATAAATTTGATAATTTTAAACTATTTGAACTAAATAAAATTTATCTTAAAGATAGCAATAATACATCGCTTGAACCTATTTCACTAACTGGTGTAATAGTTGGAGACTTTGTACCAAAATATTGGAATTCTAAATCTCAATTGTCTTCATTCTTTGATGTAAAAGGTATTGTAGAATCACTTTTTAAAATTCTTCATTGCACACATTATATGAGTTTCAAAAAGTCTGATGAGCCTTTTTATTTATCTAGTGAAAGTGCTGATGTATTTATTGGTGATACAAAGATTGGCTCATTAGGAACCTTGCAAGAGGATATTTTATCTAAATTTGGGATTAAAGTTCATACAATACTGTTTGATATTAATGTTTCAATCTTGCTTAATTATATTAAACAAGAGGAAATATATTATAAGAAAGTGATAAAATTTCCACCTGTGCTTCGTGACATAGCAATTATGGTTCCAAAAGAAGTCTCTGTTGCAGAAATTGAAAGAACTATCAAGTCAATTAATTCGGAAATAATAAAAAATGTCAGATTATTTGATGTATATCAAGGCGAGCAAATTAAAGAAGAATATCGCAGTATGGCTTTTAGCATCACTTTTCAATCAGATAAATCAACATTAACGGATGAATATGTTAATAAATTATTTGACAATATTGTTAATAAATTATTAAATGAACACAAAATTACATTAAGGTAA
- a CDS encoding cell division protein ZapA, producing MNNTFVNIFGDEYSIAGDVDPTDIKKYAEYLDAKLTELSVDTNIESKYKLSILCGLNIIEEMFTQKDQLSEVEKYLKKISNLLDSFSEK from the coding sequence ATGAATAATACTTTTGTAAATATTTTTGGCGATGAATACTCAATAGCTGGTGATGTGGACCCAACTGATATTAAAAAATATGCAGAATATCTTGATGCAAAATTAACTGAGTTATCTGTTGATACTAACATTGAATCTAAGTATAAATTATCAATATTATGTGGATTAAATATAATTGAGGAGATGTTTACCCAAAAGGATCAATTATCTGAAGTTGAAAAGTATTTAAAAAAGATATCCAATCTTTTAGATTCTTTTTCTGAGAAATAA
- the pheS gene encoding phenylalanine--tRNA ligase subunit alpha, whose product MKEEIQILRQKALEEIPNCKNLKELEGLRIKFLGRKSKLSSLLGQIGRLSNEQRPIIGDLLNQTKKEIEKLIRVRKEALLIIKQKKSKTKPEIDITLPGRPIETGAKHPLFQVWEEIEDIFISLGFEIAEGPEIESEYYNFDALNTPEWHPARNLSDTFYLKNGMLLRTETSPVQIRVMEKYKPPIRIIAPGRCYRNDKPDASHSPVFHQFEALVVGVGITFVDLKSTLDSFVKRFFGEKTHSRFRPHFFPFTEPSAEIDILCINCGGKGCKLCKNTGWLEMGGAGMVDPKVLEEVKYDSEKYTGFAFGLGIDRITMLRYGISDIRMLFKNDLRFLRQFV is encoded by the coding sequence GTGAAAGAAGAAATTCAGATTTTAAGACAGAAAGCTCTGGAAGAGATTCCTAATTGTAAAAATTTGAAGGAACTTGAAGGCCTTAGAATTAAATTCTTGGGGAGAAAAAGCAAGCTATCTTCATTATTGGGTCAAATAGGGAGACTTTCAAACGAGCAGAGACCTATAATTGGTGATCTATTAAACCAGACAAAGAAAGAGATTGAAAAGCTAATCCGTGTAAGAAAAGAGGCGCTTTTAATTATAAAACAGAAGAAGTCTAAAACTAAACCAGAGATAGATATTACTCTTCCCGGCAGACCAATTGAAACTGGTGCTAAACATCCTTTATTTCAGGTATGGGAAGAAATTGAAGATATTTTCATAAGTCTCGGTTTTGAAATTGCTGAAGGCCCAGAAATTGAATCTGAGTATTACAATTTTGATGCATTAAATACTCCAGAATGGCATCCAGCAAGGAATCTTAGTGACACTTTCTATCTAAAAAATGGGATGCTACTTCGCACAGAAACCTCGCCTGTACAGATTCGGGTAATGGAGAAATATAAACCACCCATTCGTATAATAGCACCCGGAAGATGCTATCGTAACGATAAGCCTGATGCCTCACACTCGCCTGTTTTCCACCAATTTGAAGCATTAGTCGTTGGTGTCGGTATTACATTTGTTGATTTGAAGAGCACTCTGGATTCTTTTGTAAAAAGATTCTTCGGTGAAAAAACGCATTCCCGTTTCAGACCACATTTCTTCCCTTTTACTGAACCAAGTGCTGAGATTGATATCTTGTGTATAAATTGTGGAGGGAAAGGATGTAAATTATGTAAGAATACAGGCTGGTTAGAGATGGGCGGTGCAGGAATGGTTGACCCAAAAGTTTTAGAAGAAGTTAAATACGATTCAGAAAAATACACCGGTTTTGCATTTGGTTTAGGTATTGACCGTATAACTATGCTGCGTTATGGAATTTCTGACATCAGGATGTTATTCAAAAATGATTTGAGATTTTTGAGGCAATTTGTGTAA
- a CDS encoding TIGR00282 family metallophosphoesterase, which produces MIKILFIADIFGKPGRKVVSQLLPFLKSREDFDLIIANGENLAGGRGITPKTAKQMFDIGIDIFTSGNHLWDKKEIIKFLLDEKRILKPANYPPQAPGNDFFIYESRKKIKIAIINLIGRAFTVTVDCPFRCADNYIKKLKEITNIIFIDFHAETTAEKMAFAWYLDGKVSAIIGTHTHIQTADERILPKGTAYITDAGMTGPHDSVIGVRTQDAINRFIKQIPVRFNPAKENLQLNGVIVSIDEQTGRATDIQRLSIPLEK; this is translated from the coding sequence ATGATAAAAATTTTGTTCATTGCAGATATTTTTGGAAAACCCGGGAGGAAAGTTGTATCACAATTGCTTCCTTTTCTTAAATCCAGAGAAGATTTTGATTTAATAATTGCAAACGGTGAGAATCTCGCAGGTGGAAGAGGTATTACTCCAAAAACCGCCAAACAGATGTTTGACATTGGTATTGATATTTTTACAAGTGGCAATCATCTCTGGGATAAAAAAGAGATAATTAAATTTTTATTAGATGAAAAGAGAATCTTAAAGCCTGCTAATTATCCGCCTCAAGCACCTGGAAATGATTTTTTTATTTATGAATCCAGAAAGAAAATTAAAATTGCAATTATTAATTTAATAGGCAGAGCATTTACTGTAACTGTGGATTGCCCATTCAGATGTGCAGATAATTATATCAAAAAGTTGAAAGAAATTACAAATATTATTTTTATTGATTTTCATGCTGAAACAACAGCAGAAAAGATGGCTTTTGCCTGGTATCTTGATGGAAAAGTATCTGCAATAATTGGAACTCACACGCATATCCAAACCGCTGATGAACGAATTTTGCCCAAAGGAACTGCTTATATAACTGACGCAGGAATGACAGGTCCTCACGATTCTGTAATAGGAGTACGAACTCAAGATGCAATAAATCGATTTATAAAGCAAATTCCTGTCAGATTTAATCCTGCAAAGGAAAATCTACAATTAAATGGTGTTATTGTCTCAATTGACGAGCAAACAGGGAGAGCAACAGATATTCAAAGATTGTCAATCCCATTAGAAAAGTGA
- a CDS encoding HEAT repeat domain-containing protein: MKKFFIIFLLCGSIIYLYADNFQPLDILQKTHIDSALSKIKMTREDLTFNLNLTKADTFRLSLINRLFRKPLSTFNVCDSIAEYHFQNIENLDSLIIFDSKLLDVDFKKSETAKPKEFQLEISFEELHPTNKKILTSILTALPEIMSNIDSAYSSFSDSELVFLKKYAKEYFLQSEDIKEKSLKELNEAEIEDREKSKKFGKIASKLERGNLVNAAVLTSQLIYTIDSLVFASKDSLFFNDKIALETEYGKIAINPSNNTNISNYIFVIDYTGNDIYKFSKENKFSVILDYSGDDIYIGEDFCQGAGYFGINFLIDYKGDDLYSAKNYAQGIGYFGIGILSDKKGDDKYFAQNMVQGGSAYGIGLLLDNNGNDTYECCLYGQGFGFCWGFGGLIDNSGNDNYLVTQKYVDILRYDEHFESLSQGFGFGMRPYYSGGIGILADKNGNDNYLSDIYGQGVAYWYALGGLVDREGNDHYKSYQYAQGAGVHLAFGTLIDYFGNDNYNSKGVSQGCGHDYAFGGLYDFQGDDNYVCYDLSQGAGNADAISFFLDANGDDGYIAKRDITMGYSDLRRGFGYIGLFLDLNGNDFYGSLWGENNNYWIHSTYGIGVDSKNSYLDTLAPGKEYDMKPADEPLGEDIETLFMQASAASQKFQYLVQPAREKIIAMGDSAMPFLVDKLNTESARESHALYEMIPKIGKPAVPFLEKVLQDSVKDKIRFTMIILGKIKEESSYPILAEYTQSKNPSYRASSIKALGDLGYSKAIPLFIESLKDSIVSVRRESAIALQKINNQNAVLPLIAATDDEFQEVRYSAEIALIKIGVDAEKIIQKNYSKVTVRSKKHLIGYFAKCKGKTNKKFLKKLLKNETNEELLFQIKRVFNNY; encoded by the coding sequence ATGAAAAAATTCTTTATAATATTTCTACTTTGTGGGAGTATAATTTATTTATATGCAGACAATTTTCAACCATTAGATATCTTACAGAAGACTCATATAGATTCTGCCTTATCAAAAATCAAGATGACGAGGGAAGACCTTACTTTTAACCTTAATCTAACAAAAGCTGATACTTTCCGTCTTTCTTTGATAAACAGATTGTTTAGGAAGCCGTTGTCTACTTTTAATGTTTGTGATTCAATTGCTGAATATCACTTTCAAAACATAGAAAACCTTGATTCTCTGATTATCTTTGATTCAAAACTTTTGGATGTTGATTTTAAAAAATCTGAAACAGCTAAACCCAAAGAATTTCAATTAGAAATTTCATTTGAAGAACTTCATCCAACTAATAAGAAAATTTTAACATCAATATTAACAGCACTTCCAGAGATTATGAGTAATATTGATTCTGCATATTCGTCATTTTCTGACAGTGAATTGGTTTTTCTAAAAAAATATGCAAAAGAATATTTCTTACAGTCCGAAGATATTAAGGAAAAAAGTTTGAAAGAACTTAACGAAGCAGAAATAGAAGATAGAGAGAAAAGCAAAAAGTTCGGAAAAATTGCATCTAAATTAGAAAGAGGAAATTTGGTTAACGCTGCTGTTTTAACTTCTCAACTGATTTATACAATAGATAGTCTGGTTTTCGCTTCAAAAGACTCTTTATTTTTCAATGATAAAATTGCGTTAGAAACCGAATATGGAAAAATTGCTATAAATCCTTCTAATAATACGAATATTAGCAACTATATTTTTGTAATTGATTATACTGGAAATGATATATACAAATTTTCAAAAGAAAATAAATTTAGTGTAATATTAGATTATTCAGGAGATGATATTTACATTGGAGAAGATTTTTGCCAGGGTGCTGGATATTTTGGTATAAATTTTCTGATTGATTATAAAGGAGACGATTTATACTCTGCGAAGAATTATGCGCAGGGTATCGGCTATTTCGGTATTGGAATTTTATCTGATAAAAAAGGAGATGACAAATATTTTGCTCAAAATATGGTGCAAGGTGGCAGCGCTTATGGTATCGGGTTACTACTTGATAATAATGGCAATGATACTTATGAATGTTGCCTTTACGGACAAGGATTTGGCTTCTGTTGGGGTTTCGGGGGACTTATAGACAATTCTGGAAATGACAACTATCTTGTAACACAAAAATATGTTGATATACTTCGCTATGACGAGCACTTTGAAAGTCTCTCGCAAGGATTCGGATTCGGTATGCGGCCATATTATTCTGGTGGGATTGGCATCTTGGCTGATAAAAATGGAAATGATAATTACCTTTCAGATATTTACGGTCAAGGTGTTGCGTATTGGTATGCTCTTGGTGGACTTGTTGATAGAGAAGGAAATGACCATTATAAATCCTACCAATACGCACAGGGCGCAGGAGTGCATCTTGCTTTTGGCACTTTGATAGATTATTTTGGTAACGATAATTATAATTCAAAAGGCGTCTCACAAGGCTGCGGACATGACTATGCATTTGGTGGATTATATGATTTTCAAGGAGATGACAATTATGTATGCTATGACTTATCTCAAGGAGCAGGAAATGCAGATGCAATCAGTTTTTTCCTTGATGCAAATGGAGATGATGGCTATATTGCAAAGCGTGATATAACTATGGGATATTCAGATTTAAGAAGAGGGTTTGGATATATCGGTCTGTTTTTGGATTTGAATGGCAATGACTTTTATGGTTCTCTTTGGGGAGAAAATAATAATTACTGGATTCATTCAACTTATGGGATTGGGGTTGATTCTAAAAATTCATATTTAGATACTCTTGCACCAGGTAAAGAATATGATATGAAACCTGCAGATGAACCACTTGGAGAGGATATTGAAACACTTTTTATGCAGGCTTCAGCAGCATCTCAGAAATTTCAATATTTAGTCCAACCAGCCAGAGAAAAGATAATTGCAATGGGAGATTCTGCAATGCCATTTCTTGTAGACAAATTAAATACTGAAAGTGCAAGAGAATCGCATGCGTTGTATGAAATGATTCCAAAGATTGGGAAACCTGCTGTCCCATTTTTAGAGAAAGTATTGCAGGATTCTGTGAAAGATAAAATCAGATTTACTATGATAATCTTGGGAAAGATTAAGGAGGAAAGCAGTTATCCAATATTAGCAGAATATACACAAAGCAAAAATCCTTCTTATAGAGCATCATCTATAAAAGCACTTGGGGACCTGGGCTACTCAAAGGCAATCCCGTTATTTATTGAAAGTCTTAAGGATAGTATAGTATCTGTTCGCAGAGAAAGTGCAATTGCATTGCAGAAGATAAATAATCAGAATGCAGTTTTGCCCTTGATTGCTGCTACAGATGACGAATTTCAGGAGGTTCGTTATTCAGCA